A region from the Lolium perenne isolate Kyuss_39 chromosome 4, Kyuss_2.0, whole genome shotgun sequence genome encodes:
- the LOC127331577 gene encoding putative GTP diphosphokinase RSH1, chloroplastic isoform X1 produces MQPPTAAVTAASSLDCVSSCRSPSWKRGGGGGRPYECSVLSCAWNAPRALTGALASTAQCSSCSHAEGLGAGRRRGRPRQSSSISNNTLVHTTWGEDINNGKLGHGSSASFVSSGEKFRSWSTRVNSAWRVSCHSSSDQFSLVSPETLWESLRPAISYLQPEELNFVHDALKLAYEAHNGQKRRSGEPFIIHPVEVARILGEHELDWESIAAGLLHDTVEDTDMVTFETIQNEFGATVRRIVEGETKVSKLGKLQCKNEGSSKQDVKAEDLRQMFLAMTEEVRVIIVKLADRLHNMRTLTHMPPHKQYAIAMETLQVFAPLAKLLGMYQIKSELEYLSFMYMNPGDFAELRKRVEDIFKAHEQELEEANRILKEKIAEDQFLDLVSVETEVRSVCKEVYSIYKTALKSKSSINEVNQVAQLRIIIKPKSCNGVGPLCTSQQICYHALGLVHGIWTPIPQAVKDYIATPKPNGYQSLHTTVIPFLNESMFHLEVQIRTEDMDLIAERGIAAHYSGRGVVSGPVRPGISSGRNLDGKVICLNNTGFALRIGWLNAIREWQEEFVGNMSSREFVDTITRDLLGSRVFVFTPKGEIKNLPKGATVIDYAYLIHTEIGNKMVAAKVNGNLVSPIHALANAEVVEIITYDKLSSKYAFQRHQQWLQHAKTRSARHKIMKFLREQAALSAAEITAEAVNNFVADLEDESDSEPLIPATQNEDYRFNWQKILSPNKLSFANRNSDGFLPVNNVHTPKVNGKHNKTVKELGIKINGSTIRGDSSTGFMHPGISACTEVFASLDHWKCGKISSWHNTEGNSIQWLCIVCVDRKGMMAEVTSALTACGITICSCVAERDKRRGMGVLLFHVEGTDENVVSACSSVEMILGVLGWSAGCSYNPLGVLEC; encoded by the exons ATGCAGCCCCCGACGGCCGCTGTGACCGCCG CGTCGTCGCTGGACTGCGTGAGCTCCTGCAGGTCCCCCTCCTGGAAGCGGGGCGGCGGGGGCGGGAGGCCCTACGAATGCAGCGTGCTCTCCTGCGCCTGGAACGCGCCGCGCGCGCTCACCGGCGCGCTCGCAAGCACCGCGCAGTGCTCCTCCTGTAGCCACGCCGAAGGACTGGGCGCAGGTAGGCGGCGAGGGCGGCCGCGACAGAGTAGCAGCATCAGCAACAACACG TTAGTGCACACCACCTGGGGAGAAGACATCAACAATGGAAAGCTGGGTCATGGTTCATCGGCTAGTTTTGTTTCCTCTGGAGAAAAGTTCAGATCTTGGTCAACCCGTGTGAATTCTGCGTGGAGGGTTTCCTGCCATTCGTCATCTGATCAGTTCAGCCTTGTTTCTCCAGAAACGTTGTGGGAG AGTCTCAGACCAGCTATCTCATACCTTCAACCAGAAGAACTGAACTTTGTACATGACGCTCTTAAG TTAGCATATGAAGCACATAATGGGCAGAAACGCCGGAGTGGCGAACCCTTCATCATTCATCCCGTTGAAGTTGCTCGCATTCTTGGAGAGCAC GAACTTGACTGGGAATCAATTGCTGCTGGTTTATTGCATGACACTGTTGAAGATACTGACATGGTTACTTTCGAAACAATACAAAATGAGTTTGGGGCAACAGTACGCCGTATTGTTGAAGGGGAAACAAAG GTGTCTAAGCTAGGTAAACTTCAATGCAAAAATGAGGGTAGTTCAAAACAAGATGTCAAAGCTGAAGACTTAAGACAGATGTTTCTTGCAATGACAGAAGAG GTTCGTGTTATCATTGTGAAACTGGCAGACAGGTTGCATAACATGCGTACTCTTACACATATGCCTCCGCACAAGCAG TATGCGATAGCCATGGAGACGCTGCAGGTCTTTGCACCCCTAGCAAAACTGCTTGGGATGTATCAAATAAAG TCTGAGTTAGAATATCTGTCCTTCATGTACATGAATCCTGGTGATTTTGCTGAACTAAGGAAAAGAGTTGAAGACATCTTCAAAGCCCATGAACAAGAATTGGAAGAG GCAAATAGAATCTTAAAGGAAAAAATTGCTGAGGATCAATTTCTCGACCTTGTGAGTGTCGAAACAGAAGTGCGCTCTGTCTGCAAAGAAGTTTACAG CATTTACAAAACCGCTCTCAAGTCCAAGAGTTCAATAAATGAGGTAAACCAGGTTGCTCAG CTGCGAATCATCATAAAACCGAAATCCTGCAATGGCGTTGGGCCACTCTGCACCTCACAACAG ATATGCTACCATGCTCTTGGTCTTGTTCATGGCATATGGACACCTATACCTCAAGCC GTTAAAGACTACATTGCAACTCCAAAGCCTAATGGCTATCAAAGTCTACATACTACAGTAATACCGTTTTTAAATGAGAGTATGTTTCATTTGGAAGTTCAG ATAAGAACAGAAGATATGGATCTGATAGCGGAAAGAGGCATTGCTGCACACTACAGTGGAAGAGGGGTAGTTTCCGGGCCTGTGCGTCCAGGAATATCTAGTGGAAGAAATTTAGATGGGAAAGTGATCTGTCTTAACAATACAGGCTTTGCTCTGAGG ATTGGTTGGCTCAATGCAATCCGTGAATGGCAAGAAGAGTTTGTTGGTAACATGAGCTCTAGGGAATTTGTGGATACTATCACCAGAGATCTTTTGGGAAGCCGTGTCTTTGTTTTTACACCTAAAGGCGAG ATTAAAAATCTGCCTAAGGGGGCCACTGTGATCGATTATGCATATCTGATCCATACGGAAATTGGAAACAAAATGGTAGCAGCAAAG GTGAATGGTAATCTAGTTTCGCCAATCCATGCACTTGCGAACGCTGAAGTAGTGGAGATAATAACTTACGAT AAATTATCCAGTAAATATGCATTCCAGCGTCATCAGCAGTGGCTACAGCATGCAAAAACTCGCAGTGCTAGACACAAAATTATGAAA TTCTTAAGGGAGCAAGCCGCTCTTTCTGCTGCTGAAATAACTGCGGAGGCAGTTAATAACTTTGTCGCTGATCTTGAAGATGAAAGTGACAGTGAGCCGTTAATTCCAGCCACACAAAATGAGGACTATAGATTCAATTGGCAGAAGATATTAAGTCCCAACAAGTTATCCTTTGCAAATAGAAATAGTGATGGTTTTTTACCTGTTAACAATGTTCACACTCCAAAGGTTAATGGGAAGCACAACAAAACTGTTAAGGaactgggcataaaaattaatggCTCAACAATTCGGGGTGATAGCTCCACTGGGTTCATGCACCCTGGCATCTCTGCCTGTACGGAGGTTTTCGCTAGTTTGGATCATTGGAAATGTGGTAAAATTTCTTCCTGGCACAATACAGAAGGCAACTCTATCCAATGGCTTTGCATAGTGTGTGTTGATCGTAAAG
- the LOC127331577 gene encoding putative GTP diphosphokinase RSH1, chloroplastic isoform X2 has translation MQPPTAAVTAASSLDCVSSCRSPSWKRGGGGGRPYECSVLSCAWNAPRALTGALASTAQCSSCSHAEGLGAGRRRGRPRQSSSISNNTLVHTTWGEDINNGKLGHGSSASFVSSGEKFRSWSTRVNSAWRVSCHSSSDQFSLVSPETLWESLRPAISYLQPEELNFVHDALKLAYEAHNGQKRRSGEPFIIHPVEVARILGEHELDWESIAAGLLHDTVEDTDMVTFETIQNEFGATVRRIVEGETKVSKLGKLQCKNEGSSKQDVKAEDLRQMFLAMTEEVRVIIVKLADRLHNMRTLTHMPPHKQYAIAMETLQVFAPLAKLLGMYQIKSELEYLSFMYMNPGDFAELRKRVEDIFKAHEQELEEANRILKEKIAEDQFLDLVSVETEVRSVCKEVYSIYKTALKSKSSINEVNQVAQLRIIIKPKSCNGVGPLCTSQQICYHALGLVHGIWTPIPQAVKDYIATPKPNGYQSLHTTVIPFLNESMFHLEVQIRTEDMDLIAERGIAAHYSGRGVVSGPVRPGISSGRNLDGKVICLNNTGFALRIGWLNAIREWQEEFVGNMSSREFVDTITRDLLGSRVFVFTPKGEIKNLPKGATVIDYAYLIHTEIGNKMVAAKVNGNLVSPIHALANAEVVEIITYDKLSSKYAFQRHQQWLQHAKTRSARHKIMKFLREQAALSAAEITAEAVNNFVADLEDESDSEPLIPATQNEDYRFNWQKILSPNKLSFANRNSDGFLPVNNVHTPKVNGKHNKTVKELGIKINGSTIRGDSSTGFMHPGISACTEVFASLDHWKCGKISSWHNTEGNSIQWLCIVCVDRKVF, from the exons ATGCAGCCCCCGACGGCCGCTGTGACCGCCG CGTCGTCGCTGGACTGCGTGAGCTCCTGCAGGTCCCCCTCCTGGAAGCGGGGCGGCGGGGGCGGGAGGCCCTACGAATGCAGCGTGCTCTCCTGCGCCTGGAACGCGCCGCGCGCGCTCACCGGCGCGCTCGCAAGCACCGCGCAGTGCTCCTCCTGTAGCCACGCCGAAGGACTGGGCGCAGGTAGGCGGCGAGGGCGGCCGCGACAGAGTAGCAGCATCAGCAACAACACG TTAGTGCACACCACCTGGGGAGAAGACATCAACAATGGAAAGCTGGGTCATGGTTCATCGGCTAGTTTTGTTTCCTCTGGAGAAAAGTTCAGATCTTGGTCAACCCGTGTGAATTCTGCGTGGAGGGTTTCCTGCCATTCGTCATCTGATCAGTTCAGCCTTGTTTCTCCAGAAACGTTGTGGGAG AGTCTCAGACCAGCTATCTCATACCTTCAACCAGAAGAACTGAACTTTGTACATGACGCTCTTAAG TTAGCATATGAAGCACATAATGGGCAGAAACGCCGGAGTGGCGAACCCTTCATCATTCATCCCGTTGAAGTTGCTCGCATTCTTGGAGAGCAC GAACTTGACTGGGAATCAATTGCTGCTGGTTTATTGCATGACACTGTTGAAGATACTGACATGGTTACTTTCGAAACAATACAAAATGAGTTTGGGGCAACAGTACGCCGTATTGTTGAAGGGGAAACAAAG GTGTCTAAGCTAGGTAAACTTCAATGCAAAAATGAGGGTAGTTCAAAACAAGATGTCAAAGCTGAAGACTTAAGACAGATGTTTCTTGCAATGACAGAAGAG GTTCGTGTTATCATTGTGAAACTGGCAGACAGGTTGCATAACATGCGTACTCTTACACATATGCCTCCGCACAAGCAG TATGCGATAGCCATGGAGACGCTGCAGGTCTTTGCACCCCTAGCAAAACTGCTTGGGATGTATCAAATAAAG TCTGAGTTAGAATATCTGTCCTTCATGTACATGAATCCTGGTGATTTTGCTGAACTAAGGAAAAGAGTTGAAGACATCTTCAAAGCCCATGAACAAGAATTGGAAGAG GCAAATAGAATCTTAAAGGAAAAAATTGCTGAGGATCAATTTCTCGACCTTGTGAGTGTCGAAACAGAAGTGCGCTCTGTCTGCAAAGAAGTTTACAG CATTTACAAAACCGCTCTCAAGTCCAAGAGTTCAATAAATGAGGTAAACCAGGTTGCTCAG CTGCGAATCATCATAAAACCGAAATCCTGCAATGGCGTTGGGCCACTCTGCACCTCACAACAG ATATGCTACCATGCTCTTGGTCTTGTTCATGGCATATGGACACCTATACCTCAAGCC GTTAAAGACTACATTGCAACTCCAAAGCCTAATGGCTATCAAAGTCTACATACTACAGTAATACCGTTTTTAAATGAGAGTATGTTTCATTTGGAAGTTCAG ATAAGAACAGAAGATATGGATCTGATAGCGGAAAGAGGCATTGCTGCACACTACAGTGGAAGAGGGGTAGTTTCCGGGCCTGTGCGTCCAGGAATATCTAGTGGAAGAAATTTAGATGGGAAAGTGATCTGTCTTAACAATACAGGCTTTGCTCTGAGG ATTGGTTGGCTCAATGCAATCCGTGAATGGCAAGAAGAGTTTGTTGGTAACATGAGCTCTAGGGAATTTGTGGATACTATCACCAGAGATCTTTTGGGAAGCCGTGTCTTTGTTTTTACACCTAAAGGCGAG ATTAAAAATCTGCCTAAGGGGGCCACTGTGATCGATTATGCATATCTGATCCATACGGAAATTGGAAACAAAATGGTAGCAGCAAAG GTGAATGGTAATCTAGTTTCGCCAATCCATGCACTTGCGAACGCTGAAGTAGTGGAGATAATAACTTACGAT AAATTATCCAGTAAATATGCATTCCAGCGTCATCAGCAGTGGCTACAGCATGCAAAAACTCGCAGTGCTAGACACAAAATTATGAAA TTCTTAAGGGAGCAAGCCGCTCTTTCTGCTGCTGAAATAACTGCGGAGGCAGTTAATAACTTTGTCGCTGATCTTGAAGATGAAAGTGACAGTGAGCCGTTAATTCCAGCCACACAAAATGAGGACTATAGATTCAATTGGCAGAAGATATTAAGTCCCAACAAGTTATCCTTTGCAAATAGAAATAGTGATGGTTTTTTACCTGTTAACAATGTTCACACTCCAAAGGTTAATGGGAAGCACAACAAAACTGTTAAGGaactgggcataaaaattaatggCTCAACAATTCGGGGTGATAGCTCCACTGGGTTCATGCACCCTGGCATCTCTGCCTGTACGGAGGTTTTCGCTAGTTTGGATCATTGGAAATGTGGTAAAATTTCTTCCTGGCACAATACAGAAGGCAACTCTATCCAATGGCTTTGCATAGTGTGTGTTGATCGTAAAG